A portion of the Oryzias melastigma strain HK-1 linkage group LG1, ASM292280v2, whole genome shotgun sequence genome contains these proteins:
- the LOC112157492 gene encoding neuroblast differentiation-associated protein AHNAK — protein MARHRRGRSLSEALTLDQLEEGGVVISSISNPKHSQDLKEGDEIMGATINFDQLSKEEVLKVLKLMEPFEDKIQVHTRNNLSKSLSDLDVCARNPEKMLTDSYSKLYKTKIKKFLKDDLPSDEGSIASGEPTATPASKVKPKHDTELPRLGVDFGLLKPKTPKTDASSDLTDDSNMALPSLSLGFNGGSQSDIEEPRLDLNTPKTFPEGLKAKTFGDPEVDFELKDLDVAVPMVEADLKREDIPTTSVDGPKLNIKGTSPQSKGPKYNFPKLSISGPSLNGPEGQIDLPDVATKQEPSGKLSVKKSKRIKPPDLNLDDPSSFVEFLELKSGDLDLDSPSHGLPNLEFDAKTKDDVKRPKKKAIDLSVPSVGIKSSTKKYKPPKFEMPKFDLPEIPIPDLDGDFKQADLQLTTPDNDITFPDGELNIQGPSGKVRATDVNLDMPSGNLKRPELQGPDWDINAPSGKLNMDMKTPDVDIGSPKGKLKFPKMKMPKFNFPNFKGPEVDAKLDHPDWDVNAPNLKLKGPKTDLDADVSAPSWKFKKPNFDFPDMNLKGPKLDGPNLDFKSPDFDVSGPKLKGGIDAPDINLPKVDLKAPKLDLNAPDVNLDMPSGNLKMPELQGPDWDINAPSGKLKMPKMNLSGTLPKGPNLDADLTSPEFTGSPRAKLKIPKVGLSSPKGREIDGNVKGFEVPEVDFGSPSWKLKMPDVGFSKPKFDSPDLDLSSPSLDTKIPKSNMKLNSDFETPDSNFRLPKVKGASNSPNMGLPDVDLKAPKMDISTPDIDIGVPDMNPKMPKMKMPKDINGPNISIPNGDVFEPRLKGRGVNMPALDLHGPQIKGPRLDLQEKHPDFQMRGNMGQPSMNFSSPKMTDFRGPKTGINFPPADVRGPQADLELTDRKFKLPSFKMPQYGGTNIHNLGCDIDFGESFIPKTLSPPNATLNMRSGTTKGNLRSPRLTAQNNMVSNMPKAAIRTSQPHHRSSGLDIDNPSAKFQGPSPKMYTNVSMKTPVLDIDQDVRLRPNRRASRSNVRSSYPAANAALYPHMDFRHSDLNIDDFTGKDYVLRARGSNLDLSERHNYGQMIPTPRVHVDSRGSRKPRPMTTNDFTLPGLSHSLHKVPQYGSDGYLVTVFPNQTPNSKMQNLKYNTPKRQNFLPTNLDLDVPYQNNLKGSTFFFSNVV, from the exons ATG GCTAGACAccggagggggaggagcctgtcCGAGGCGCTGACCCTGGATCAGctggaggagggaggggtcGTCATTTCCAGCATCAGCAACCCCAAACACAGCCAGGACCTAAAGGAAG ggGATGAAATTATGGGGGCAACCATAAATTTTGATCAACTATCAAAAGAGGAAGTGTTGAAAGTCCTGAAGCTAATGGAGCCGTTCGAAGATAAAATCCAAGTTCACACTCGAAACAACTTAAGCAAGAGTCTCAGTGACCTGGATGTGTGTGCCAGGAACCCTGAGAAG ATGCTCACCGATTCCTACAGCAAACTCtacaagacaaaaataaagaagtttttgAAGGATGACTTGCCCAGTGACGAAGGCAGCATTGCGAGTGGCGAGCCTACAGCTACTCCTGCATCCAAGGTCAAGCCCAAACATGACACAGAACTTCCTCGCCTTGGAGTTGACTTTGGACTTCTAAAACCCAAGACTCCAAAAACAGATGCCAGTTCAGATTTAACGGATGACAGCAACATGGCCCTTCCATCCCTGAGTCTCGGCTTCAACGGTGGCAGTCAAAGTGACATTGAAGAACCAAGACTGGACCTTAATACTCCAAAGACTTTTCCAGAAGGTCTTAAAGCCAAGACTTTTGGTGATCCAGAAGTAGATTTTGAATTGAAAGATTTGGATGTTGCAGTTCCTATGGTGGAGGCAGACCTAAAGAGAGAAGACATCCCAACCACTAGTGTTGATGGTCCCAAACTGAACATTAAAGGAACAAGCCCACAATCAAAAGgtccaaaatataattttccaaAGCTATCTATATCAGGGCCTTCTCTTAATGGCCCTGAAGGTCAAATCGACCTACCAGATGTAGCAACTAAACAGGAACCCTCAGGAAAACTCAGTGTCAAGAAGTCTAAACGCATTAAGCCCCCAGATCTGAATTTGGACGATCCTTCCAGTTTTGTGGAGTTTCTAGAATTAAAATCTGGAGATTTAGATTTGGATTCTCCATCTCATGGTCTCCCAAACCTGGAATTTGATGCCAAAACAAAAGATGATGTTAAAAGACCAAAGAAAAAAGCAATAGATCTGTCTGTTCCATCAGTTGGTATTAAAAGTtcaactaaaaaatacaaaccccCTAAGTTTGAGATGCCCAAATTTGATTTGCCAGAAATCCCAATTCCTGATTTAGATGGAGATTTTAAGCAAGCTGATCTGCAGCTGACCACACCTGACAACGACATCACCTTTCCAGATGGAGAGTTAAACATTCAAGGTCCATCTGGAAAAGTCAGGGCTACAGATGTCAACCTGGACATGCCCTCGGGTAACCTGAAAAGGCCAGAACTTCAAGGTCCAGACTGGGATATCAATGCTCCTTCAGGGAAATTGAACATGGACATGAAGACACCAGATGTCGACATCGGTTCACCAAAAGGAAAGCTCAAATTTCCCAAAATGAAAATGCCCAAATTCAACTTCCCGAACTTCAAAGGTCCTGAAGTTGATGCCAAATTGGATCATCCAGATTGGGATGTAAATGCTCCAAATTTGAAACTCAAAGGTCCAAAAACTGATCTAGATGCAGATGTGTCTGCTCCATCCTGGAAATTCAAAAAACCCAACTTTGACTTTCCTGACATGAACCTCAAGGGTCCAAAATTAGATGGTCCCAATCTGGACTTTAAATCACCTGACTTTGATGTCTCTGGACCCAAACTAAAGGGAGGAATTGATGCCCCAGACATAAACCTGCCCAAGGTTGATCTCAAAGCTCCTAAACTGGACCTCAATGCTCCAGATGTCAACCTGGACATGCCCTCGGGTAACCTGAAAATGCCAGAACTTCAAGGTCCAGACTGGGATATCAATGCGCCTTCAGGGAAATTGAAAATGCCCAAAATGAATCTTTCAGGAACGTTACCAAAAGGACCAAATCTGGATGCAGATCTGACATCACCAGAATTCACTGGCTCTCCAAGAGCAAAACTAAAAATCCCTAAAGTTGGTTTGTCTTCTCCCAAGGGACGTGAGATTGATGGAAATGTAAAAGGCTTTGAAGTTCCTGAAGTTGACTTTGGATCCCCATCATGGAAATTGAAAATGCCAGATGTAGGATTTTCAAAACCAAAGTTTGATAGCCCAGATCTTGATCTAAGTTCTCCTAGTCTTGATACCAAAATACCAAAGTCCAACATGAAACTGAATTCAGATTTTGAAACTCCAGATTCAAACTTTAGACTTCCTAAGGTGAAAGGTGCCTCTAATTCCCCTAACATGGGTTTGCCAGATGTGGACCTCAAAGCTCCCAAAATGGACATCTCCACTCCAGATATTGATATTGGTGTTCCTGATATGAATCCAAAAATGCCCAAAATGAAGATGCCAAAGGACATCAATGGGCCCAACATTAGCATTCCAAATGGGGATGTTTTTGAACCAAGGCTGAAGGGGCGTGGTGTAAACATGCCAGCTCTAGATCTACATGGCCCTCAAATCAAGGGTCCGAGATTAGACCTTCAAGAAAAACATCCTGATTTCCAGATGCGGGGCAATATGGGACAACCTAGTATGAACTTCAGTTccccaaaaatgacagatttcagAGGGCCAAAGACTGGTATAAACTTCCCACCTGCAGATGTCCGTGGTCCTCAGGCTGATCTGGAACTGACAGATAGAAAGTTTAAACTTCCCTCTTTTAAAATGCCTCAATATGGGGGCACAAATATTCACAATTTGGGCTGTGATATTGACTTTGGGGAATCTTTTATCCCAAAAACTCTTTCTCCTCCAAATGCAACACTTAACATGAGATCAGGAACCACAAAGGGAAATCTCAGAAGTCCGAGGCTCACTGCACAAAACAATATGGTCTCTAACATGCCCAAAGCAGCAATTCGCACTTCACAGCCTCATCACAGATCTTCAGGTTTAGATATAGACAATCCCTCAGCAAAATTCCAAGGACCTTCCCCCAAAATGTACACAAATGTGAGCATGAAAACGCCTGTCCTGGACATAGATCAAGACGTCAGGCTTCGTCCCAACAGAAGAGCCTCCAGAAGCAACGTAAGATCCAGTTATCCTGCAGCGAATGCTGCTCTATATCCACACATGGATTTTAGACATTCAGACCTCAACATCGATGACTTCACTGGAAAAGATTATGTGCTTCGAGCCAGAGGTTCAAATCTGGATCTCAGTGAGAGACACAACTATGGACAGATGATCCCGACTCCACGGGTTCATGTGGACTCAAGAGGTTCCAGAAAACCCAGACCCATGACAACCAATGATTTCACTCTACCGGGTTTGTCTCACAGTTTGCATAAAGTGCCCCAGTACGGTTCAGATGGATACCTCGTCACTGTTTTCCCTAATCAAACTCCAaattcaaaaatgcaaaacctTAAATATAATACTCCCAAAAGGCAAAACTTTCTGCCAACCAATCTGGATCTTGATGTTCCAtatcaaaataatctaaaaggCTCCACGTTCTTTTTCTCCAATGTTGTCTAG
- the mrpl4 gene encoding 39S ribosomal protein L4, mitochondrial, producing the protein MFRFTVAVFGRGVAKRFCSSFPAEGALPPNLHLPANLVDPSRLRRPPPLADCSLPLLRRCDAAVPAHLSPMQTWVESLLTEDGEPLGLAQLHPDVFGVNPRMDILHDVEKWQRNYKRVSHAHTKVRSEVRGGGKKPWRQKGSGKARHGSIRSPIWRGGGVSHGPRGPTSYYYMLPMKVRVQGLKVALSAKMAQDYLHVVDSLNVPTPDSQYLQDLIRHRQWGESVLIVDVAEEFPENLLRATADLKKVNLIPAIGLNVHSMLKHEAVVLTLETIKFLEDKLLWHDQRYSPLYPFRLPYRDLP; encoded by the exons atgtttcggTTTACAGTCGCAGTTTTTGGCAGAGGAGTCGCTAAAAGG tTTTGCTCGTCTTTCCCAGCAGAGGGCGCTCTTCCTCCAAACTTACACCTCCCTGCAAACCTCGTGGATCCGTCCAGACTCA GGCGTCCCCCTCCCCTGGCAGACTGCTCCCTGCCCCTCCTGAGGAGGTGTGACGCTGCCGTCCCTGCTCACCTGAGCCCCATGCAGACGTGGGTGGAGTCTCTGCTGACGGAGGACGGCGAGCCGCTGGGGCTGGCTCAGCTCCACCCCGATGTCTTTGGAGTTAATCCAAG AATGGATATTCTTCACGACGTAGAGAAATGgcaaagaaactacaaaagaGTC AGTCACGCCCACACAAAGGTCAGGTCGGAGGTCAGGGGCGGGGGCAAGAAACCCTGGAGACAGAAGGGGAGCGGGAAAGCTCGCCACGGAAGCATCCGGTCCCCGATATGGCGAGGAG GCGGGGTGTCCCACGGACCTCGAGGGCCGACCAGCTACTACTACATGTTACCCATGAAGGTTCGAGTCCAGGGGCTGAAAGTGGCTCTGAGCGCTAAGATGGCTCAG GACTACCTTCACGTGGTGGACTCTCTGAACGTCCCGACTCCAGACTCTCAGTACCTGCAGGACCTGATCAGACACAGGCAGTGGGGGGAGTCGGTCCTCATCGTCGACGT AGCTGAAGAGTTTCCTGAAAACCTCCTGCGGGCCACGGCGGATCTGAAGAAGGTGAACCTCATCCCGGCCATCG GGCTAAACGTGCACAGCATGCTGAAGCACGAAGCCGTCGTCCTGACGCTGGAAACCATCAAGTTCCTGGAGGACAAGCTGCTGTGGCACGACCAGCGCTACTCGCCGCTGTACCCGTTCAGGCTGCCCTACCGCGACCTCCCCTGA
- the LOC112157494 gene encoding trichohyalin-like translates to MYRMCNAAWDQESDGDRSSLCSSFWSDGEQQQEEVERMGGPDPKTSEEPKNRGSFKTEDLKTDDDDEVSRSDSAAVSLMTSGYGTWRPEEQDGGEHREERSSRGDLSETRDEDEERRSLVGFEEFKIRDDLDLNGTTVCRVEEEEKKREREGTPSEELHRDAQKHQLSQKEEHLEDEESLEDEERLEDEESLEDEERLEDEESLEDEESLEDEESLEDEESLEDEESLEDEERLEDEEHLEDEECLEDEERLKDEEHMKGEECLQKKELLEDEERLEDEEHLDDEEHLEDEERLEDEERLKDVEHLEDDESLEDEENLEDEERLKDVEHLEDDESLEDEERLKDEESLEDEESLEDKEHLEDEEHMKGEECFQKKELLEDEESLEDKESLEDEESLEDEERLKDVEHLEDEESLEDKEHLEDEESLEDEESLEDKEHLEDEKSLEDKEHLEDKEHLEDEVRLLGEAGLRDEELLKDEAHLEDDVSLEGDRGSELSKEAEIREEAEDPDESWSHKDIKFIDSRLDSSWTPSGPMWAEQQQQQQKGKSL, encoded by the coding sequence ATGTACAGAATGTGTAACGCCGCGTGGGACCAAGAGAGCGACGGAGACAGGAgttctctctgctcctccttttGGTCTGATGGagaacagcagcaggaggaggttGAGAGGATGGGCGGTCCAGACCCAAAGACTTCAGAGGAGCCAAAGAACCGGGGGAGCTTCAAAACAGAAGATCTGAAAACCGACGATGATGATGAAGTCAGCCGCTCTGACAGCGCAGCCGTCAGCCTGATGACCTCCGGCTACGGAACATGGAGACCAGAGGAGCAGGACGGAGGAGAACACAGAGAGGAACGATCCAGCCGAGGAGATCTGTCCGAAACgagagatgaagatgaagagcggCGGTCTCTCGTCGGCTTTGAGGAATTTAAGATCAGAGATGATCTGGATCTGAACGGAACAACCGTCTGCAgggtggaggaagaggagaagaaacGCGAGCGTGAAGGAACGCCATCAGAGGAGCTTCACAGAGACGCTCAAAAACATCAACTCTCCCAGAAGGAGGAGCACCTGGAAGATGAGGAGAGCCTGGAGGATGAAGAGCGCCTGGAGGATGAAGAGAGCCTGGAGGATGAAGAGCGCCTGGAGGATGAAGAGAGCCTGGAGGATGAAGAGAGCCTGGAGGATGAAGAGAGCCTGGAGGATGAAGAGAGCCTGGAGGATGAAGAGAGCCTGGAGGATGAGGAGCGCCTGGAGGATGAGGAGCACCTGGAGGACGAGGAGTGCCTGGAGGATGAGGAGAGGTTGAAGGATGAGGAGCACATGAAGGGCGAGGAATGCCTCCAGAAAAAAGAACTCCTGGAAGATGAGGAGCGCCTGGAGGATGAGGAACACCTGGATGATGAGGAGCACCTGGAGGATGAGGAGCGCCTGGAGGATGAGGAGCGTCTGAAGGATGTGGAGCACCTGGAGGATGATGAGAGCCTGGAGGATGAAGAAAACCTGGAGGATGAGGAGCGTCTGAAGGATGTGGAGCACCTGGAGGATGATGAGAGCCTGGAGGATGAGGAGCGTCTGAAGGATGAAGAAAGCCTGGAGGATGAAGAGAGCCTGGAGGATAAGGAGCACCTGGAGGATGAGGAGCACATGAAGGGCGAGGAATGCTTCCAGAAAAAAGAACTCCTGGAGGATGAAGAGAGCCTGGAAGATAAGGAGAGCCTGGAGGATGAAGAGAGCCTGGAGGATGAGGAGCGTCTGAAGGATGTGGAGcacctggaggatgaagagaGCCTGGAGGATAAGGAGCACCTGGAAGATGAGGAGAGCCTGGAGGATGAAGAGAGCCTGGAAGATAAGGAGCACCTGGAAGATGAAAAGAGCCTGGAGGATAAGGAGCACCTGGAGGATAAGGAGCACCTGGAAGATGAAGTTCGCCTGTTGGGTGAAGCGGGCCTCCGGGACGAGGAGCTCCTGAAAGACGAGGCACACCTGGAGGATGATGTCAGTCTGGAAGGTGACAGAGGATCTGAGTTGAGCAAAGAGGCAGAGATcagagaagaagctgaagatCCAGACGAATCTTGGAGCCACAAAGACATCAAGTTCATCGACTCTCGGCTGGATTCCAGCTGGACGCCGAGCGGGCCGATGTGggcggagcagcagcagcagcagcagaagggTAAAAGTTTATGA